The segment CCACGTCATCCCAGAATCCTCTCCTCATATTCCCTTCATCCTCCGACGTCGATTCCATCTGCGCCCTCAAGGTCATAACACACATCCTCGAATCCGATTCCATCCACTATTCCTGTTTCCCCGTCTCCTCTTTTCTCGAGATCCACAACTACGCTCCTCCCGCGCTCTCCTCCCACAGTCCTCTCACCATTCTGTTGATTAATTGGGGCTGTCACCGCGATTTGAAGCTGGTGCTGAAGCTAGGCCCCGCCGCTCGTGTCTTTGTGGTCGATAGTCACAGACCTATTCATCTCCACAATCTCAGCGATCAGAATCACCAGGTTCTTGTTCTCCACACCGATGATGACGAGAGGCAAGCGGATCTCGCTTACGATTTCGATGTCTTGAAATTGGCCAACGAGAGCTTTCACATGCATCAAGAAAGCGATGgcgaagatgaagatgaagacgaGAGTGATGATGGTGATAGACCGAGTAAGAGAAGGAAAATGAATGATGATAAGCTTATGAAGAAGCTAAAGAGAGACTATTACAAGATGGGGACTTTCCACGGGAAGCCATCAGGTTGCTTGTTGTTCGAGCTCTCTCACTTATTAAGGAAGAACACCAACGAGTTGCTCTGGCTCGCTTGCGTTTCCTTAACCGATCAGTTCGTTCACGAGAAGTTAACCGACGAGAGATACCGAGCTTGCGTTATGGAGCTCGAGCAGCACATCAACAGCTCCGGGAACATCGACAAGATCGCTTCCGTTACTCTCAAAGACGGAACCAAGGTCCGAGCTCCCGACTGTTCAAGAATCTCCTACGAGGAAGAGCCTAGGCTTATGCTTCTCAGAGAGTGGAATCTCTTCGACTCCATGCTCTGCTCCTCTTACATCGCTACTAAACTCAAGACTTGGAGCGATAACGGGATCAAGAAACTCAAGCTTCTTTTGGCTCGTATGGGGTTTGCGCTCGTCGAGTGCCAGCAGAAGTTTCCTTACATGAAGGACGAGGTGAAGAGGAAGATGAGGCAGGAGTTTGATCGCTTTTTGCCTGAGTATGGGCTTAATGATTTCTACTACAGGAGTTTCTTGCGTCTTCATGGTTACAGCTCCAGGGTCTCTGCTGCTGATGTTGTTTATGGTATCACAGCGCTTCTTGAATCGTTTATCGAGTCAGGTGGCTCCTCTGCTTCTAAACAGTTTGGAGAAGCTTATGATGCTTTGTCATTGAACAATCTTGATAAACTTCGTTCTGGTATGCAACAAGCGATCAAGGTTCAAAGAGCGATACTCAGGCAAGGAAGTGCAGCGATCACCAAAACAGGATGCATTCGAAGCGGAAGGAAGTTCAGATGGGTGAAGGTTGAGGATTCCATTGATGCTAAGTACTTGGGATACCCTCAGGCTTTGACCAAGTTCTGTTACTTTCTGATGGATGCTTTGAGAGAGAAAGGAGCTAGGATGAAGCCGATGCTATGTGCCTCCGCATCTCAGCAATTAGGGAAGATACTTGTGGTTGGAGTTTGTGGGAAGCCGAGGCTCGGTGCAGTAAGAGGGAATGCGTTTGGTAATGCTTTCAGAAAAGCAGCTCAAGAGAGTAGAGCTGATTACTTTCACGAGCTATTCGAGTCCTCGTGGATCGTCTTGGATGTTTCTGCTGTTAACTCTTTCATGATTAGATTAACTGAGAAGCTTTGACATACAACTCTCAAGGTATCTCTTTTTTGTTATTCGACTCgtcattgtgttttttttttaattttctagtTTTTCAGTTCTTTATATCTCACATTGTTTGGAATTTTTACAAGCCTTTGTAATAGGCAAGAAGAATCTGTTATCAATCATGTAACTTGTTTAATCAAATAACAATAGAGCATCGTGGATCCTTTGACTCGTGTAATGTTAACAGAAATAAAGTTTCTAACAGCTCTTATGTCAAAGTAACttcatttatattaaaaaacatcTGAACGAAcaatatttctgtttttatgAGATACACGCAAAGACAAAAGACAAGACCGGAAGACGGTAAGATGAAATGGGTTTGGCTTAAATCCTCAAGATTTGTACAGAAACAAGAGCGAAAACTCAGAAGGTTCCACAAAGACTACTCCAATAATTCCAGTTCTCTCTAGTCTACCCCaaacttatattaaaaaaaaagaacaatgagACCTGACTAGACTCGTGAAACAAAACCATCAGCAACACTGAAAGAAACTTGAGAAGGAAGTGGCTTAGAGATTGGAGGGCTTCTTTCTCCAGAGGGTTGTCCCGCGGTTGATCTCTTGACCATCTCCCGACAACCTTAGGAGATGTAAGAACTGGCTATCGTTGTGGTCCTGTGGGACTGATGTCGCAGAGCCATTGGTCCCACCAATCTCTGAGGTGGTGGTAGTGAGTGAATCCACCACATCGTCTTGTTGACATTCTCTTCTGTAATCCAGAGTTATGACCTGAAGTTCGTGCGTGTCTACAATTTCTTGAGGTATGCTCTGCCATAAACCAAGAAACAAAATCATATGATTACtcaaacaataattaaaaaataaaattatcgaGCTTTAGTAGTAAAAATAATCTGGTGAATTACCTCAAGAACCCATCCAATATAGGTGACATTATTGACATGCTGGTTCATGTCGAGATCAGCTCGTCTAGGCTGCAAAGACATGATTACAAAACTCTTAAGCCTAAAGATAGAGAACGAGTCATATGAAtctgttattgttttttttttaccttaagCCCAATCATCGAATACTGAGCTGGATCTTCGAGTTTTGGGATCTTCTTCAAGCTTCTATTATTCTCCTCAGGAAATGCTAATCTACAAGATGTACAAGATATTAGATAAGTTAGCATTCAACATTTAATTGACCAGCAAGCATTTCCCTAGTGACAAAATGTCCTTTAACCTGAGATCTTTAGGACAGAAGACCAAGTACTCGTCCCGAACATCGTCAGACACTTTCTGAAGCCGTCTTGTGTCTTGGTTCATCATTACCCACTTGCTGAAACATACGTCAAACAACAAATCAGGACAGCATAAAATCCAAGTGTACCGAAACCTTTATCTtaacataaaacattttaaCTCCAACATCCACGTCTATTATAAGGTCCTAAACcaatacagaaaaaaaaagattaaaaaaaaaggaaaccttGTAGCACGGCCAGTGACTTCACCCGTAGCAACATCCTTAAGAATCCAATCACGCCTAGTCCCGATCCTTCCTTCACTCTGACACCATGTCTCTATCTCAACCACATCACCCCTGCAAACCAAAGAAAAGATTCCCTCGTTAATTACTTGTCATCAAAACAGAtagattaaaaaagaaaaaaacgaagCAGGAAACCAATATACCAAGCAGGGTACTTGTAGATCTCAATGTGCATTCTCGCAGTGACCCAAATGAGATGCAGTTTCCTCATTGTCGGTGTTGTCGCAAACCCATCTGTCGAAAATCCAACGCTTTGGGCATGATTACATCCCACCTCCTATATCCACATCAACCCAACAACAAAGTCCTTCTCTTTAACAATTGACCAATCAAGATTCGATTCATACATATAACGAATTAATGATTAttagaattagaaaaaaaaacacgacATGTGCGTGACATTCGAGAAGATCAAACCAATCATCGAATCAAAGAAAattaagagagaaaaaaaaataatacagtCTGACCTGCAAAAGATTAGCGATGGTTTCGACAGTGGCGGTTTTGTTACTCCCAACTTCGTAGGATCTGACGATGAACTTCTCCTTATACGACAAACCATCCTCCGTCAAGCTACCTAATCGGAGCTGATCCGCGAGAGTACCCAGACCCTGTTCTGCTCGAATCACGCTTCCTTGATCAGCAGATACGGTCGCTCTCAAAGGATCCAAAACCGTTTTCCTCAGATGAGAACACGACACGGAGGAGGAGACGGTTCTTCTCCGATGTAACAACGGATCCGGTTGATGAGAATGCGAGAAGAGGCTCTGTAACTTATCAGTCGCATTATAAGAGAGCTTCAACATCTTTTCGGGATCGAAGAAGAAAAATGTGGGAGACGGAGAAGCTTCTTTAATAATATAAGGTTGGTTTGAATCTCTAGTAGTAAAGTGTTCTCTCCGATGGGTCCGAGGTGAATACGGAAGGCAAACCAATAACgaagactttttttttagtttgccACTTGGTTGTGTTCGAATTTACGGTTTTGCCATTTTACGCCAATTGTCAAAGACGAGATGAGAAAAAGCCTGGCTCAGTGGCGCTAGTGTCTGCGTTGTCtgtctctctgtttcttttgtAATGTAGCGAGCACGTGTCTTTCACTCTTCTTCTCTCGGTTTAATCACGTGGCTTGATTTTGCGTTTCTTTCTGTTGGTGGTTTCTTTCTCAGATTTGATTTGTTGCATTGTTGAAGACTTTTTCTTCTTCACATGTATTGTTGagatttttttcatatattcttTTTACGCATTATGAAATagtttattgaaatttattgtCTACCTTCCGAACCACTACCACACCTACTGTGTCGGACGATACAACCAACGTCACACAATTTTATTTCAATAACAATATTCTAACACATGtatacttaattatatatatctaGTTTACTTCACTCATtctattcaaaatatttataatgatGATGCACATAGTTCAAAGAtcaaataatatacatatattaacgGATAAAGTGATTTGCTTCTCACTTAAAATTCATGTCAAGCTTTTTATTTCGTATATTAACAATTGTTGCATTTGAAATCTCAAAACAATAACCATATtagtatctttttattttcaaagtttTATTTCTAAACCTATTACAATTTAGAAAATCAGTTAAGTTAatggtaaaattttaaatacaacaAATTTGAGCAATgaagaatttgttttttttttcaaatctaaaTATCTGATTCCAATCTGAAATAACCAAAACTCAAACTAAAAATATCTACATTTGATaggatatataaaaaatacctGAACGGATGATAAATCATAATACcgaaatataagaaaatttgaaatatccGGTCTAAACTTGAAGAGTACCCAAACTTCTATGCC is part of the Raphanus sativus cultivar WK10039 chromosome 5, ASM80110v3, whole genome shotgun sequence genome and harbors:
- the LOC108805363 gene encoding uncharacterized protein LOC108805363 codes for the protein MVRIENVESFYAKLRESATSTSSQNPLLIFPSSSDVDSICALKVITHILESDSIHYSCFPVSSFLEIHNYAPPALSSHSPLTILLINWGCHRDLKLVLKLGPAARVFVVDSHRPIHLHNLSDQNHQVLVLHTDDDERQADLAYDFDVLKLANESFHMHQESDGEDEDEDESDDGDRPSKRRKMNDDKLMKKLKRDYYKMGTFHGKPSGCLLFELSHLLRKNTNELLWLACVSLTDQFVHEKLTDERYRACVMELEQHINSSGNIDKIASVTLKDGTKVRAPDCSRISYEEEPRLMLLREWNLFDSMLCSSYIATKLKTWSDNGIKKLKLLLARMGFALVECQQKFPYMKDEVKRKMRQEFDRFLPEYGLNDFYYRSFLRLHGYSSRVSAADVVYGITALLESFIESGGSSASKQFGEAYDALSLNNLDKLRSGMQQAIKVQRAILRQGSAAITKTGCIRSGRKFRWVKVEDSIDAKYLGYPQALTKFCYFLMDALREKGARMKPMLCASASQQLGKILVVGVCGKPRLGAVRGNAFGNAFRKAAQESRADYFHELFESSWIVLDVSAVNSFMIRLTEKL
- the LOC108805365 gene encoding oleoyl-acyl carrier protein thioesterase 1, chloroplastic: MLKLSYNATDKLQSLFSHSHQPDPLLHRRRTVSSSVSCSHLRKTVLDPLRATVSADQGSVIRAEQGLGTLADQLRLGSLTEDGLSYKEKFIVRSYEVGSNKTATVETIANLLQEVGCNHAQSVGFSTDGFATTPTMRKLHLIWVTARMHIEIYKYPAWGDVVEIETWCQSEGRIGTRRDWILKDVATGEVTGRATSKWVMMNQDTRRLQKVSDDVRDEYLVFCPKDLRLAFPEENNRSLKKIPKLEDPAQYSMIGLKPRRADLDMNQHVNNVTYIGWVLESIPQEIVDTHELQVITLDYRRECQQDDVVDSLTTTTSEIGGTNGSATSVPQDHNDSQFLHLLRLSGDGQEINRGTTLWRKKPSNL